The following coding sequences lie in one Deinococcus sp. YIM 134068 genomic window:
- a CDS encoding phosphotransferase enzyme family protein, producing the protein MTPDLPSPLARRALTEYGHADALLTPLGESDSTVFRVEAAGRERLVLRLHDADRHGEQALHSELRWLDHLARADGPTLPRPVPTPGGAWVVPLGEGETLATLLTWVDGEPPGGPLNAGQAAQVGELLAELHLRAEVFTPPPGFERPTYDLAHFRRGWADLRATLGPGRMTDEQAGVIEAGWPTLAALLDPVEDVPGGLGLVHADAHPGNLLWHGGEVRLIDFGRLGWGPFLLDVAEGVLDLDPPERAACLEGYRRRRPLPGGVDLHLRALICLAALENLAFLARRPHEVEFAVRAFPSIVGAVSRLTADATSS; encoded by the coding sequence ATGACCCCCGACCTCCCCTCCCCCCTCGCGCGGCGTGCCCTGACGGAATACGGGCACGCCGACGCGCTGCTCACGCCCCTCGGCGAGAGCGACAGCACCGTCTTCCGGGTGGAGGCCGCCGGGAGGGAGCGCCTCGTCCTGCGGCTGCACGACGCCGACCGGCACGGCGAGCAGGCCTTGCACTCGGAGTTGCGGTGGCTCGACCACCTCGCCCGCGCGGACGGCCCCACCCTGCCGAGGCCCGTGCCCACGCCGGGGGGCGCGTGGGTCGTGCCGCTGGGTGAGGGGGAGACGCTGGCGACGCTGCTCACCTGGGTGGACGGCGAGCCGCCGGGGGGACCCCTGAACGCCGGGCAGGCGGCGCAGGTGGGCGAACTCCTCGCCGAGCTGCACCTGCGGGCGGAGGTCTTCACCCCCCCGCCGGGCTTCGAGCGTCCGACCTATGACCTCGCGCACTTCCGGCGAGGGTGGGCCGATCTACGCGCCACGCTCGGCCCTGGGCGGATGACGGACGAGCAGGCGGGCGTGATCGAGGCGGGGTGGCCGACCCTCGCGGCGCTGCTCGACCCGGTGGAGGACGTGCCCGGCGGATTGGGCCTCGTCCACGCGGACGCCCATCCGGGCAACCTGCTGTGGCACGGGGGCGAGGTGCGACTCATCGACTTCGGGCGTCTGGGCTGGGGGCCGTTTCTCCTCGATGTGGCGGAAGGCGTCCTCGACCTCGACCCGCCGGAGCGCGCCGCCTGTCTGGAAGGGTATCGGCGGCGGCGTCCCCTCCCCGGCGGCGTGGACCTGCACCTCCGCGCCCTGATCTGCCTCGCGGCCCTCGAAAACCTCGCCTTTCTGGCGCGGCGTCCACACGAGGTCGAGTTCGCGGTTCGGGCATTCCCCTCCATCGTGGGGGCCGTATCGCGGCTGACGGCGGACGCCACGTCTTCGTAG
- a CDS encoding DUF7933 domain-containing protein: MKRIFSRLLALAACASGGGLAVSGCTALYAVTNTGTTSRIHYINASDYSLTDVITNTGTDVLNGAALDPLTGNLYYANRTNRTLYNFDPDTRATTAATGSGTLSATANVGATFDNSGTLWLMQQDYTLSRVNKTTGAVEATYTINLPASDTGGRALTKDATTSGDLVYNNTTGRLNAILNGTYTTGGTTTTTVFYVDLGAPPTTASGNNVTGQSAVRMSNGTAGTLFVRSAINGLTINPVDGQTYVTLASAVGTMDSAGLVTQRSTTTYSYGDISDCSVLPDKPTISKAFGTSPIRVGGTTTLTITVGNPNPSSYYTETVITDNLPTGVTVATTPNASTTCVLADGTAATVTAAAGSSTITLPKALRIPPGGCTATVSVTGTTNGLKPNVITASGIVTTAGTPPANATATLTVNAATTGTLVKRQRNVTQGGTLNTTAVNARPGETVEYCLTATHQGVGYAPATVATLRDTLPTPLAIVTNGYGTGQGVRLTRDGGTTYTYATLASDSDAATYTSGTRLLSVNLLPFTAGTTVEACFRAQVP, translated from the coding sequence ATGAAGCGGATATTTTCAAGGCTGCTGGCGCTGGCCGCGTGCGCGTCGGGGGGAGGGCTGGCGGTGAGCGGCTGCACCGCGCTCTACGCCGTGACCAACACGGGCACCACCAGCCGCATCCACTACATCAACGCCTCGGACTACTCGCTGACCGACGTGATCACCAACACCGGGACGGACGTGCTGAACGGGGCGGCGCTCGATCCGCTGACGGGCAACCTGTACTACGCGAACCGCACCAACCGGACGCTGTACAACTTCGACCCGGATACGCGGGCTACTACCGCCGCCACGGGCAGCGGCACTCTCTCTGCAACGGCCAACGTCGGCGCGACCTTCGACAACAGCGGCACCCTGTGGCTGATGCAGCAGGACTACACGCTCTCGCGGGTGAACAAGACGACGGGCGCGGTGGAGGCCACCTACACGATCAACCTCCCGGCCAGCGACACGGGGGGACGGGCCTTGACGAAGGACGCCACCACCTCCGGGGACCTGGTGTACAACAACACCACGGGCCGACTCAACGCCATTCTCAACGGCACGTACACCACGGGCGGCACCACGACCACGACGGTGTTCTACGTCGATCTGGGCGCGCCGCCCACGACTGCCAGCGGCAACAACGTCACGGGACAGAGTGCGGTGCGCATGAGCAACGGCACTGCCGGAACACTCTTCGTACGCAGCGCGATCAACGGCCTCACGATCAACCCGGTGGACGGTCAGACCTACGTGACGTTGGCGAGCGCGGTGGGAACGATGGACTCAGCGGGCCTCGTGACCCAGCGTTCGACGACCACCTACAGCTACGGCGACATCTCCGACTGCTCAGTTCTGCCCGATAAACCGACCATCAGCAAGGCCTTCGGCACCTCGCCCATCCGGGTGGGGGGCACGACGACCCTGACGATCACGGTCGGTAACCCCAACCCCAGCAGCTACTACACGGAGACGGTCATCACGGACAACCTCCCGACCGGGGTCACGGTGGCGACCACCCCGAACGCCAGCACCACCTGCGTGCTGGCGGACGGCACGGCGGCGACCGTCACGGCGGCGGCGGGTTCGAGCACCATCACCCTGCCCAAAGCCCTGCGTATCCCACCCGGAGGCTGCACCGCCACGGTCAGCGTGACGGGCACCACCAACGGTCTGAAGCCGAACGTCATCACCGCGAGCGGTATCGTCACCACGGCGGGCACACCCCCGGCGAACGCTACGGCTACCCTCACGGTCAACGCCGCCACCACCGGCACACTCGTCAAGCGCCAGCGCAACGTCACCCAGGGCGGCACGCTGAACACCACCGCCGTGAACGCCAGACCGGGCGAGACGGTCGAATACTGCCTGACCGCCACCCACCAGGGAGTCGGCTACGCCCCCGCCACGGTCGCCACCCTCCGCGACACCCTCCCCACGCCCCTCGCCATCGTGACGAACGGTTACGGAACGGGCCAGGGCGTGCGCCTCACCCGCGACGGCGGCACGACGTACACCTACGCCACCCTCGCCAGCGACAGCGACGCGGCGACCTACACCTCCGGCACCCGCCTCCTGAGCGTCAACCTCCTCCCCTTCACCGCCGGGACCACCGTGGAGGCCTGCTTCCGGGCACAGGTGCCGTAG